A window of the Penaeus vannamei isolate JL-2024 unplaced genomic scaffold, ASM4276789v1 unanchor604, whole genome shotgun sequence genome harbors these coding sequences:
- the LOC113828092 gene encoding general transcription factor IIH subunit 4 isoform X3 produces MPPKTSRELPELSRQFILRLLFVTKPISQAILALWIPHLKPNEDLGNIAAEHKQSAQILFDMYIWRELKDQQGNPFIKLSWTFRENLKIATLGGGKPWTMSAALDPDPHRRDLQFLDKYAMNRWENVLIFLIQPGKRATVISRKAIRTLVHAGLIKSSDESDSSIMQITNSGFQFLLLDTASQVWFFILKYLETVTEHGLNLVACLTFLFKLSFSTVGVDYSMAGMNNELLTFLQHLRKFGLVYVRRRRSGRFYPTKLARTITAGQNKGNLSVPKQGNLIIDTNHRIYAYTTSELRIALYSIFSIIKSRFPNMVFAYMSRRSVRRALLKGISAEQLVSFLTQHCHPQMYKQNPVVPRTISDQIKMWEMERKKIKFSEGVLYKDFKSIQDFVLLMSYASTRDVLIYSDGNRQIMVVVEEGHPTINQFREKNLPE; encoded by the exons atgcctccaaaaacaagtag GGAGCTGCCGGAATTATCACGTCAGTTCATTCTGCGCCTCCTGTTTGTGACGAAGCCAATATCCCAGGCAATCCTAGCTCTATGGATCCCACATCTGAAACCAAACGA AGACCTTGGAAACATAGCCGCAGAGCACAAGCAGAGCGCCCAGATCCTGTTTGACATGTACATCTGGCGGGAGTTGAAGGACCAACAAGGCAATCCATTTATTAAACTCAGCTGGACTTTTAGAGAAAACTTGAAGATAGCTACTCTAGGAGG AGGGAAACCATGGACCATGTCAGCTGCATTAGATCCTGATCCTCATCGCCGAGACTTACAGTTTCTGGACAAATATGCAATGAATCGGTGGGAGAATGTGCTCATATTCCTTATCCAGCCAGGGAAGAGAGCAACAGTAATTTCCAGGAAAGCAATTAGAACATTAGTCCATGCTGGTCTAATCAAAAG CAGCGATGAGTCAGATTCATCCATAATGCAGATCACGAACTCCGGCTTCCAGTTCCTCCTGCTGGACACGGCCTCGCAAGTGTGGTTTTTCATCCTCAAGTACCTAGAGACAGTCACAGAGCATGGACTCAACCTTGTTGCTTGTTTGACTTTCCTTTTCAAGCTTTCCTTTTCTACAGTTGGAGTG GATTACAGTATGGCAGGGATGAACAATGAGCTCCTAACTTTTCTACAACACTTAAGGAAATTTGGACTTGTATATGTACGAAGAAGACGTTCTGGCAGATTTTACCCTACGAAATTAGCTCGTACTATAACAGCAGGTCAAAATAAG GGCAACCTTAGCGTTCCCAAACAGGGGAATCTTATCATTGATACAAATCACAGAATATATGCCTATACTACTTCAGAACTACGAATTGCACTGTACTCCATATTTTCCATCATAAAGAGCAG GTTTCCTAACATGGTTTTTGCTTACATGTCAAGAAGAAGTGTGAGAAGAGCTCTGTTGAAGGGTATCAGCGCTGAACAACTTGTTAGTTTCCTCACACAGCATTGTCATCCTCAGATGTACAAACAAAATCCAGTTGTTCCACGTACAATTTCAGATCAG ATTAAAAtgtgggagatggaaagaaagaaaataaaatttagTGAAGGAGTATTGTACAAAGACTTCAAGTCAATTCAAGATTTTGTGTTGCTCATGTCTTATGCATCCACCAGAGATGTTTTGATATACTCGGATGGAAACCGGCAAATAATGGTTGTGGTAGAGGAAGGACATCCAACAATAAATCAGTTTCGGGAAAAAAATCTGCCAGAATAA
- the LOC113828092 gene encoding general transcription factor IIH subunit 4 isoform X2, whose protein sequence is MSRGTATLTYKNLLDYLKALPKDALTALYRSPAACLAVFRELPELSRQFILRLLFVTKPISQAILALWIPHLKPNEDLGNIAAEHKQSAQILFDMYIWRELKDQQGNPFIKLSWTFRENLKIATLGGGKPWTMSAALDPDPHRRDLQFLDKYAMNRWENVLIFLIQPGKRATVISRKAIRTLVHAGLIKSDESDSSIMQITNSGFQFLLLDTASQVWFFILKYLETVTEHGLNLVACLTFLFKLSFSTVGVDYSMAGMNNELLTFLQHLRKFGLVYVRRRRSGRFYPTKLARTITAGQNKGNLSVPKQGNLIIDTNHRIYAYTTSELRIALYSIFSIIKSRFPNMVFAYMSRRSVRRALLKGISAEQLVSFLTQHCHPQMYKQNPVVPRTISDQIKMWEMERKKIKFSEGVLYKDFKSIQDFVLLMSYASTRDVLIYSDGNRQIMVVVEEGHPTINQFREKNLPE, encoded by the exons ATGAGTCGCGGAACAGCAACCTTGACCTACAAAAATCTCCTGGATTATTTGAAGGCTCTCCCCAAGGACGCCTTGACCGCGCTGTACAGGAGCCCGGCGGCGTGTCTGGCTGTCTTTAG GGAGCTGCCGGAATTATCACGTCAGTTCATTCTGCGCCTCCTGTTTGTGACGAAGCCAATATCCCAGGCAATCCTAGCTCTATGGATCCCACATCTGAAACCAAACGA AGACCTTGGAAACATAGCCGCAGAGCACAAGCAGAGCGCCCAGATCCTGTTTGACATGTACATCTGGCGGGAGTTGAAGGACCAACAAGGCAATCCATTTATTAAACTCAGCTGGACTTTTAGAGAAAACTTGAAGATAGCTACTCTAGGAGG AGGGAAACCATGGACCATGTCAGCTGCATTAGATCCTGATCCTCATCGCCGAGACTTACAGTTTCTGGACAAATATGCAATGAATCGGTGGGAGAATGTGCTCATATTCCTTATCCAGCCAGGGAAGAGAGCAACAGTAATTTCCAGGAAAGCAATTAGAACATTAGTCCATGCTGGTCTAATCAAAAG CGATGAGTCAGATTCATCCATAATGCAGATCACGAACTCCGGCTTCCAGTTCCTCCTGCTGGACACGGCCTCGCAAGTGTGGTTTTTCATCCTCAAGTACCTAGAGACAGTCACAGAGCATGGACTCAACCTTGTTGCTTGTTTGACTTTCCTTTTCAAGCTTTCCTTTTCTACAGTTGGAGTG GATTACAGTATGGCAGGGATGAACAATGAGCTCCTAACTTTTCTACAACACTTAAGGAAATTTGGACTTGTATATGTACGAAGAAGACGTTCTGGCAGATTTTACCCTACGAAATTAGCTCGTACTATAACAGCAGGTCAAAATAAG GGCAACCTTAGCGTTCCCAAACAGGGGAATCTTATCATTGATACAAATCACAGAATATATGCCTATACTACTTCAGAACTACGAATTGCACTGTACTCCATATTTTCCATCATAAAGAGCAG GTTTCCTAACATGGTTTTTGCTTACATGTCAAGAAGAAGTGTGAGAAGAGCTCTGTTGAAGGGTATCAGCGCTGAACAACTTGTTAGTTTCCTCACACAGCATTGTCATCCTCAGATGTACAAACAAAATCCAGTTGTTCCACGTACAATTTCAGATCAG ATTAAAAtgtgggagatggaaagaaagaaaataaaatttagTGAAGGAGTATTGTACAAAGACTTCAAGTCAATTCAAGATTTTGTGTTGCTCATGTCTTATGCATCCACCAGAGATGTTTTGATATACTCGGATGGAAACCGGCAAATAATGGTTGTGGTAGAGGAAGGACATCCAACAATAAATCAGTTTCGGGAAAAAAATCTGCCAGAATAA
- the LOC113828092 gene encoding general transcription factor IIH subunit 4 isoform X1, which yields MSRGTATLTYKNLLDYLKALPKDALTALYRSPAACLAVFRELPELSRQFILRLLFVTKPISQAILALWIPHLKPNEDLGNIAAEHKQSAQILFDMYIWRELKDQQGNPFIKLSWTFRENLKIATLGGGKPWTMSAALDPDPHRRDLQFLDKYAMNRWENVLIFLIQPGKRATVISRKAIRTLVHAGLIKSSDESDSSIMQITNSGFQFLLLDTASQVWFFILKYLETVTEHGLNLVACLTFLFKLSFSTVGVDYSMAGMNNELLTFLQHLRKFGLVYVRRRRSGRFYPTKLARTITAGQNKGNLSVPKQGNLIIDTNHRIYAYTTSELRIALYSIFSIIKSRFPNMVFAYMSRRSVRRALLKGISAEQLVSFLTQHCHPQMYKQNPVVPRTISDQIKMWEMERKKIKFSEGVLYKDFKSIQDFVLLMSYASTRDVLIYSDGNRQIMVVVEEGHPTINQFREKNLPE from the exons ATGAGTCGCGGAACAGCAACCTTGACCTACAAAAATCTCCTGGATTATTTGAAGGCTCTCCCCAAGGACGCCTTGACCGCGCTGTACAGGAGCCCGGCGGCGTGTCTGGCTGTCTTTAG GGAGCTGCCGGAATTATCACGTCAGTTCATTCTGCGCCTCCTGTTTGTGACGAAGCCAATATCCCAGGCAATCCTAGCTCTATGGATCCCACATCTGAAACCAAACGA AGACCTTGGAAACATAGCCGCAGAGCACAAGCAGAGCGCCCAGATCCTGTTTGACATGTACATCTGGCGGGAGTTGAAGGACCAACAAGGCAATCCATTTATTAAACTCAGCTGGACTTTTAGAGAAAACTTGAAGATAGCTACTCTAGGAGG AGGGAAACCATGGACCATGTCAGCTGCATTAGATCCTGATCCTCATCGCCGAGACTTACAGTTTCTGGACAAATATGCAATGAATCGGTGGGAGAATGTGCTCATATTCCTTATCCAGCCAGGGAAGAGAGCAACAGTAATTTCCAGGAAAGCAATTAGAACATTAGTCCATGCTGGTCTAATCAAAAG CAGCGATGAGTCAGATTCATCCATAATGCAGATCACGAACTCCGGCTTCCAGTTCCTCCTGCTGGACACGGCCTCGCAAGTGTGGTTTTTCATCCTCAAGTACCTAGAGACAGTCACAGAGCATGGACTCAACCTTGTTGCTTGTTTGACTTTCCTTTTCAAGCTTTCCTTTTCTACAGTTGGAGTG GATTACAGTATGGCAGGGATGAACAATGAGCTCCTAACTTTTCTACAACACTTAAGGAAATTTGGACTTGTATATGTACGAAGAAGACGTTCTGGCAGATTTTACCCTACGAAATTAGCTCGTACTATAACAGCAGGTCAAAATAAG GGCAACCTTAGCGTTCCCAAACAGGGGAATCTTATCATTGATACAAATCACAGAATATATGCCTATACTACTTCAGAACTACGAATTGCACTGTACTCCATATTTTCCATCATAAAGAGCAG GTTTCCTAACATGGTTTTTGCTTACATGTCAAGAAGAAGTGTGAGAAGAGCTCTGTTGAAGGGTATCAGCGCTGAACAACTTGTTAGTTTCCTCACACAGCATTGTCATCCTCAGATGTACAAACAAAATCCAGTTGTTCCACGTACAATTTCAGATCAG ATTAAAAtgtgggagatggaaagaaagaaaataaaatttagTGAAGGAGTATTGTACAAAGACTTCAAGTCAATTCAAGATTTTGTGTTGCTCATGTCTTATGCATCCACCAGAGATGTTTTGATATACTCGGATGGAAACCGGCAAATAATGGTTGTGGTAGAGGAAGGACATCCAACAATAAATCAGTTTCGGGAAAAAAATCTGCCAGAATAA